The Corythoichthys intestinalis isolate RoL2023-P3 chromosome 2, ASM3026506v1, whole genome shotgun sequence DNA segment ctaaccttgtcgaaacggctgaaattgaTGAGTGGATCGTGCAGGGACTGGAtttagcaattagtatgtcgtgATATTTTGAatctctgtctgtgtgtgatttgaTTTGATAGCTTCTGCGATGGTaaggcattcagcataaagtacaatccaacagtgaaacttatgatatgaccgtttaatggccccagctatttttctgtatgtgcttaattctgtgtcattactgccatcataaaatcttaaatgtttcatttgcagaagataatatatctttaatgtgtgtgtgtctgtgtgggggttcatgtgtgcgtgcatgtattaaaaaaatgcactgggagtaattatgtcacagcagccattaacaataagttgttttttttaagtgtactgttcaagctataagtcatttgtgttacaatgacatgtttgcacaggcatattgattttgaccaatGTACTTCattcaagccatacaagctgttataaatgttcatacttgaattcttattgtttgaaataaattttgatgtaatgtttagactgcatgtacaattgttaaatatattaaattgaaagctggtaaataagtcaaggagaaacggttaatctgtatttcatgcattgattcagattttcaaactgTCTAACAatctgcttgggcgaatttattgtCAATTattgttatcgaggtaaatctgctcaatttaccgtgatacgtgcTTGAGGccgtatcgcccagccctatgtcgaagtgatcgtaagtcgaggtaccactgtatttgaataAAAAGCACCCTTTTTGACAAAACAGCATATCCAAAAGATGACGATATTGATCAATATTTTGGGTTTTGATTCCTTCGATGTGATTATGCTTAACAAATCGATATATTCTGTAGACTAATTGTCGCACCCCAATACCAATGCAGCCAAGATcggatttggaaaaaaaatctgaattgtacTGTTCAAACTGCATGAAAAACATAAGATACTGTATACGTTGCATTTGAGCAAATAAATCGGAATTGACCTGCAGTGTGAATGTAGCCTTTGTCAAATAGTATAGATCGATTACCTGGTCGTAATGATATAGTGAGGGCAGGGACCTTCTTCCCATTGCTTTGTTCTGTCTTTCCATTGGTCTCTCTCTTCTGCTCCACATACTCTTTTACCACCTGCCGGGATAAGAGTATTTTAAGAACAACCAGATGATGTCCAGCTATTTTCCCTTTGGTTCTTGTCATCATTTACTGGCTGGTCAAGGTACCTTGTATTTTTGTTGCGTCATGTCTTGTATAACCTCAGGTAAAGGTGGCAGCAAGGATGGAGAAGCAGGAGGTGATGCCTCTTGAGAGTGTTTGGGAAGATTCTGCATCAGTTCCTTGTCAGTTTTAGACTTTACACCCTCTCCTTCTTCTGACATAAGCGGTATCTCATGTTTTGGTGTTTGACTGGGTTTGGACTTTCCCCTATCAGACAGATCTAGAGGACCATCACAGGGATCTTTGAATCCTTCCCCAGAATCACTTTCTGTGCTAGATGGAGGTGTGTCCTTCTTCTCCTGGGACTTTACTAGACCCTCTGTGTGGTCTGGTATGTTATTCAACCTAAGTATCAGAGTTGGTTCTTTAACAGGTCCTTGGAAGACACCATGCTTGTGCCACTGAGGTCCATAACCATGACTGGGATTACTGGAAAGGCCAGTGTGCTGGCTTGATGGGACTAAATTGGGGAATCGGGGTAGATTTGATTTGGGATAAGAGTGCCTCACCAGGTTTGTGCCTGAGGTGGCCATGGAAGTCCATGCAGAAGATTCTGGAAGAGCCCAAGGAAAGGATACAGGGCTGCTCTTGATTGGTTGAGGACGGTAGGGCACGGGAGCCTTGAGTGCCTGTCTTGTTGGATTGATGTCCGTATTGAGCAATGAAGAGGAGGTCTTTAGAAAAAGACCTGGAACAGGGATTGGATGTGGCGGGTCTAGAGCTCCCATGATGTGAGATCtagaacaaaataaaaaaaggatggTTTTATCTATGTGACAGGTCCAATCTAGGTCCCAATGAACAACTCTTTATATCAGAATTAAATCTTACCTTCAATAAGAAATAATTAATTtagaaatggatggatggatggatggacccttgatacaatacacactgCTTCATATCACGCTCTCTTTCTCTCTTTACAGTCCTCTCTATTTGGTAAGCAAAGAGAGAGGGCTGTAGAGAAAGAAGGAGTGGGATCTGTTCTACATTTCATCTCAACTCAGCTGGTTTAAACTGCTAACCCACACTGACTGAGTCTCTGGTCTGCTTGAGGTTACCCTCCTTCGAGGGTGTTTTAGTCAACCAACCGATAATTTATGGTCGCTGCTTAAAGCTAGCTTGTTTTGGGTTTATTttataaaacaatgtttgaGAAGAATAGCTTAATACCTGCTCCATTTggtgttattaaaaaaacagacattCATTTACTGTACTGATTatccataagcggagtttaaggggggccaggccccaccAGTGACCGAAAAGtgttattgcatgtaattgtatatactgtatataagctgtaaagcaagaaaacaaacatcaaaaatgaatgaaatgaacacaaaaatatatttttataatgggtcaaaattatttttcaaacagatcatatggctagcaccttagacggtcattcgcTTTgctaattataaaaaaaaaaaaaaaaaaaaaaacacaaaaaaaaacttttttggggattgcatgatttagacacaaatcccctacccataatatgggccaacacaaaaaggattgctaaaaaaaaaaaaaaaattatgagaaATTAAGTgtccaaatgcaaatttttaagtgtcaaatattttttcgcattcaaaaactttttttttttctatcatgGAAAATTTTCTttattgattgaagtgatttttcttttgaaaatatatttttttgtatgaaaaaacttattttttgattgaatgataaagacacaaatgtcttagCCAAAATgatgcccaaacacaaaacattacttcaatcaaaaaaaaaaaaaaaaaaaatcaaataaaaatagctttcaaatgcattgttttttagtttcaaatttatttttgcattcaaacacatttttttgattgaagtgattttttttttcaattgaaaatatgtattttgattgaagcaaattttttttttgatcgaataatgacaCAAGTCTACCTCCGTATGGCTCCACCCAAGGAATACAacttttgactgaggtaactacattggcacgacaccgacgGGCGTACcacattcaatggatgatgatcttggagaaaagtatagctgtcctgccagcagcctgatttagaattcccctcaagaacgatgggaaacaaaataacgctcattttcaacttatcataaatattcttgtgagttaatttcattgctgacactgtgtttcggggtcatcaacatgttgtgccccccctcccccaaaagtcaaactccgcctatgtgcttatcctcacaagggtcgtggggttgccggagcctatcccagttaaCTATGGGTAGAAGGCGGGGTAAACCTTTAAGTGatcgccagccaatcacagggcacatataGAAAAACAACCTTTCACACTCAACAATCACACCTAATGGAGAATTTTTTTGTgtccaatcagcctaccatgcgtgTTTTTGGGATGTTAAAAATAGCTGGATACCTAAAGAAAACCCAAGCAGGCATGGGACAACACACAAAcatcacacaggaaggccagaaaAGATCTCAGAACTATGAGGCAAACATGCCAAGAACTAAAACAATGTGTCgcccaattaaagaaaaaaatatatatattgaattGAAGTACCTCCGCTCTCCCTGTGACAGGCTATTTTCTGTCTTCCAGGGTGGTGAAGAAAAACTTGATACAgccttaaaaaaagaaaaataaatcaaatttcCACATCGTGAATACTgtgcaatgaataatttttgtGTGCGTATGTTTGCCTAAATAATGTAGCATAGTCAcgctattattattgttattattattattaccatatatattttcaggacTAGGCCATGACAAATTTTGTATATTACTGACTTTCTGTCCACAACATAGCTAGCAATGTTtttgcttcatttatttttaatataattttatggtattgtatgttttgttttttttacctaaaactTTAACGGTGGACCTTGAAAATGAAAATGCTGTCTTAAAATTAGGATTTTTAGTAAAATATTTCTCCCTGCGTGGGACTGCAGCAGGATCTTCACTCTAATCATCAAGTATTGAGACTAATGAATTTTAGCGCCTCACAACGCGTCATTTCTGATTTTTAGGTACAGAGCCTTGTGCTCCATGAAAGGTGCTATATAAATCCatgtttttatcattattattattagtaggagTAGCAGTCAAATAAAATTCTTTCTATGCTttgacatagacttcataatgatattgacgggtcacatcacCTGACACtgcaccacgccttcaagtagggggccgtcgtaCACTGTGTTTCGGTCGGTTGAAGTCGGTTGCAGTTATTTTCCAAagctggatttaggttgaaaaagtatgaaagctgtaccgcatacaaacaggaaggattgtttca contains these protein-coding regions:
- the rbbp8l gene encoding uncharacterized protein rbbp8l isoform X2, coding for MSNPRGCMMESFNELLLKLKEVHERELEGWQMKVQELSNKKGCDTKRMEELFTRNQQMKEQQRLLTENIKTLENRLRAGLCDRCTVTQEVAKRKQQEFEVSQMQTFQHMTLLVGETNTLKKENKKLRDELENIREALNSTPLEANPSTSPEISPSPGPVSLTATATGRATANQSVDANVGIKSEKNQRVDEPQSEPKRLQPVSKSHFAVSSFSSPPWKTENSLSQGERRSHIMGALDPPHPIPVPGLFLKTSSSLLNTDINPTRQALKAPVPYRPQPIKSSPVSFPWALPESSAWTSMATSGTNLVRHSYPKSNLPRFPNLVPSSQHTGLSSNPSHGYGPQWHKHGVFQGPVKEPTLILRLNNIPDHTEGLVKSQEKKDTPPSSTESDSGEGFKDPCDGPLDLSDRGKSKPSQTPKHEIPLMSEEGEGVKSKTDKELMQNLPKHSQEASPPASPSLLPPLPEVIQDMTQQKYKVVKEYVEQKRETNGKTEQSNGKKVPALTISLRPVVVLESMNSALQRQDLISTNGESWH